Proteins co-encoded in one Cupriavidus nantongensis genomic window:
- a CDS encoding CYTH domain-containing protein: protein MPQEIELKLAVPDAALAPLAAWLDANGQPQGEATLLNVYLDTPQRDLAQARAALRLRRKGAQWLQTLKTAGNSQGGLATRHEWETATAGDAIELQAFPAEAQAVLAPMIGSLAPVFRTDFVRRSWIVTQDGARIEAALDTGTISAPGSAAQEPIQELELEWLDGDAAHAADALRAFAARLAAVAALAPSDLSKAARGYRLAGIAEGKAS, encoded by the coding sequence ATGCCCCAGGAAATCGAACTCAAGCTCGCCGTCCCCGACGCCGCCCTCGCCCCGCTGGCCGCCTGGCTCGACGCCAACGGCCAGCCACAAGGCGAGGCCACGCTGCTCAACGTTTACCTCGACACGCCCCAACGCGACCTGGCGCAGGCGCGCGCCGCGCTGCGCCTGCGCCGCAAGGGCGCGCAGTGGCTGCAGACGCTGAAGACCGCCGGCAACAGCCAGGGCGGGCTGGCCACGCGGCATGAGTGGGAGACCGCCACCGCCGGCGACGCCATCGAGCTGCAAGCTTTTCCCGCCGAGGCGCAAGCCGTGCTGGCGCCGATGATCGGCAGCCTGGCGCCGGTGTTCCGCACCGACTTTGTCCGCCGCAGCTGGATCGTCACGCAGGACGGCGCACGGATCGAGGCTGCGCTCGACACCGGCACCATCAGCGCGCCAGGCAGTGCCGCGCAAGAGCCCATCCAGGAACTCGAACTGGAATGGCTCGATGGCGATGCCGCGCACGCCGCCGATGCGCTGCGTGCCTTCGCCGCGCGGCTTGCCGCCGTGGCGGCACTGGCGCCGTCGGACCTGAGCAAGGCAGCGCGCGGCTACCGCCTGGCCGGGATCGCCGAGGGCAAGGCGTCATAA
- the trpC gene encoding indole-3-glycerol phosphate synthase TrpC, whose product MSDILQKILAVKADEVAAARKRRDLPSLRAEAESLRTEAGFAPRGFERALRDKIAGGHAGVIAEIKKASPSKGVLREQFLPEAIAESYAAHGAACLSVLTDEHFFQGHADYLKRARGACPLPALRKDFMVDLYQVYEARSWGADCILLIVAALDPGLMAELEACAHELGMDVLVEVHGSDELDVALRLKTPLLGVNNRNLRTFDVSLDNTLELLPRMPADKLVVTESGILGPADVQRMRDANVHAFLVGEAFMRAKDPGVELARLFG is encoded by the coding sequence ATGTCAGACATCCTGCAGAAAATCCTGGCCGTAAAGGCCGACGAAGTCGCCGCCGCGCGCAAGCGGCGCGACCTGCCCAGCCTGCGCGCCGAGGCCGAAAGCCTGCGCACCGAGGCCGGCTTCGCCCCGCGCGGCTTCGAGCGCGCGCTGCGCGACAAGATCGCCGGCGGCCACGCCGGCGTGATCGCCGAGATCAAGAAGGCATCGCCGTCCAAGGGCGTGCTGCGCGAGCAGTTCCTGCCCGAGGCCATCGCCGAGAGCTATGCCGCGCATGGCGCGGCCTGCCTGTCGGTGCTGACCGACGAGCATTTCTTCCAGGGCCACGCCGACTACCTGAAGCGCGCCCGCGGCGCCTGCCCATTGCCCGCTCTGCGCAAGGACTTCATGGTCGACCTGTACCAGGTCTATGAAGCGCGCAGCTGGGGCGCCGACTGCATTCTGCTGATCGTCGCGGCGCTGGACCCGGGACTGATGGCCGAGCTGGAAGCGTGCGCGCACGAGCTCGGCATGGACGTGCTGGTGGAAGTCCATGGCAGCGACGAACTCGACGTGGCGCTGCGGCTGAAGACGCCGCTGCTGGGCGTGAACAACCGCAACCTGCGCACTTTCGACGTGTCGCTGGACAACACCCTCGAGCTGCTGCCGCGCATGCCGGCCGACAAGCTGGTGGTGACCGAGTCCGGCATCCTCGGGCCGGCGGACGTGCAGCGCATGCGCGATGCCAATGTGCATGCGTTCCTGGTGGGCGAGGCGTTCATGCGGGCGAAGGATCCGGGGGTGGAGCTGGCGCGGTTGTTTGGTTGA